A stretch of Thermodesulfobacteriota bacterium DNA encodes these proteins:
- a CDS encoding NUDIX hydrolase, with protein ALDDRGRVCLLRQYRHAAGGWLWEVPAGKLDPGEPPLETARRELEEEAGVRARSWAPLGEIVTAPGFCDEVIHLFLARDLAAVAARPEPHEVLEVHWVAFEEALARAAGGEIRDAKTVAALFRAREALRP; from the coding sequence GCCCTGGACGACCGGGGCCGGGTGTGCCTGCTGCGCCAGTACCGCCACGCCGCCGGCGGGTGGCTCTGGGAGGTGCCCGCCGGAAAGCTCGACCCCGGCGAGCCCCCCCTGGAGACCGCCCGCCGGGAGCTGGAGGAGGAGGCAGGGGTGCGGGCCCGCTCCTGGGCGCCCCTGGGGGAGATCGTGACTGCGCCTGGGTTCTGCGACGAGGTGATCCACCTCTTCCTGGCCCGGGACCTCGCGGCGGTGGCCGCCCGGCCCGAGCCCCACGAGGTCCTGGAGGTCCACTGGGTGGCCTTCGAGGAGGCGCTGGCCCGGGCCGCGGGGGGCGAGATCCGGGACGCCAAGACCGTGGCCGCCCTCTTTCGCGCCCGGGAGGCGCTGCGGCCGTGA
- a CDS encoding menaquinone biosynthesis protein: MSASGTPALRVGRIGFANCTPLFLALEEQGPQPGVSYVRGVPTELNAALREGSVHLSPSSSAEYLARPDLYGFLPDLSISAIGPVESVVLFSRRPLEELGGRPVGLSPASATSVALLRVLLEGRLGVRPRYVAPEDDPEAVLWIGDRALREARAGGETRWPHAFDLGALWYEATGTPFVFALWICRRDAFHAFPGAVRAFYRELVRARQRAYRSYPAYARRSPEAAWMGEEALLAYWQTISYDLTAWHLEGLRLFAREAAALGLLPGPAPLVPLPVEAPPA; encoded by the coding sequence GTGAGCGCATCCGGGACACCGGCGCTTCGGGTGGGCCGCATCGGCTTCGCCAACTGCACGCCCCTCTTCCTCGCCCTGGAGGAGCAGGGGCCCCAGCCCGGCGTCTCCTACGTGCGGGGCGTCCCCACCGAGCTCAACGCCGCCCTGCGGGAGGGGTCGGTCCACCTCTCCCCCTCCTCCTCCGCCGAGTACCTGGCCCGGCCCGACCTCTACGGCTTCCTCCCCGATCTCTCCATCTCGGCCATCGGCCCCGTGGAGTCGGTGGTGCTGTTCAGCCGCCGCCCCCTGGAGGAGCTGGGCGGCCGCCCCGTGGGGCTCTCCCCCGCGTCGGCCACCTCGGTGGCGCTCCTGCGCGTGCTCCTGGAAGGGCGCCTGGGGGTGCGGCCCCGGTACGTGGCGCCGGAGGACGACCCCGAGGCCGTGCTCTGGATCGGCGACCGGGCGCTGCGCGAGGCCCGGGCCGGCGGGGAAACCCGCTGGCCCCACGCCTTCGACCTGGGGGCCCTCTGGTACGAGGCCACGGGAACCCCCTTCGTCTTCGCCCTCTGGATCTGCCGGCGCGACGCCTTCCATGCTTTCCCCGGCGCCGTTCGGGCCTTCTACCGCGAGCTCGTCCGCGCCCGCCAGCGCGCCTACCGCAGCTACCCCGCCTACGCCCGCCGCTCCCCCGAGGCCGCCTGGATGGGGGAGGAGGCGCTGCTGGCCTACTGGCAGACCATCTCCTACGACCTCACCGCCTGGCACCTGGAGGGCCTGCGCCTCTTCGCCCGGGAAGCAGCCGCCCTGGGCCTCCTCCCCGGCCCCGCACCCCTGGTCCCCCTGCCCGTGGAAGCGCCCCCGGCATAG
- a CDS encoding type II toxin-antitoxin system Phd/YefM family antitoxin codes for MKTLHVSQDIVPVGAFKAQASRLLRRLKDEHRPIVITQNGKPAAVLVTPEEFDRLCEHSRFLDAVHAGLADSAAGLLTDDEDLDSDLDRALGKLAT; via the coding sequence GTGAAGACTCTCCACGTGTCCCAAGACATCGTCCCCGTCGGCGCCTTCAAGGCCCAGGCGTCCCGGCTCCTCCGGCGCCTGAAGGACGAGCACCGCCCCATCGTCATAACCCAGAACGGGAAGCCGGCGGCGGTTCTCGTCACCCCCGAGGAGTTCGACCGGCTGTGCGAGCACAGCCGCTTCCTCGACGCCGTCCACGCCGGGCTCGCCGACTCCGCCGCCGGCCTTCTGACCGACGACGAGGATCTGGACTCCGACCTGGACCGCGCCCTCGGGAAGCTGGCAACGTGA